From Medicago truncatula cultivar Jemalong A17 chromosome 7, MtrunA17r5.0-ANR, whole genome shotgun sequence, a single genomic window includes:
- the LOC11426052 gene encoding luc7-like protein isoform X2: MDAIRKQLDVLMGANRNGDVREVNRKYYDRDVCRLYLVGLCPHELFQLTKMDMGPCPKVHSLQLRKEYEEAKSKGTDSYERELEDVIDKLIGECDRKIGRALKRLEDDDAKAAIAISVSEVTQTPEIIELSKEIREKLKEADKFDLEGLSDMKIRALEIVEELRIKRADKQSTLLLDAFNKDRASLPQPLPNPPPLAPLPVVTPDARTQEMINEKLKKAEDLGEQGLIDEAQKALEEAEALKKLPSRQEPPLDSSKYTAADVRITDQKLRVCDICGAFLSVYDSRLLCQFYEG; the protein is encoded by the exons ATGGATGCCATACGGAAGCAACTGGACGTTCTCATGGGAGCCAATCGTAACGGCGACGTCCGTGAAGTTAACCGCAAGTATTACGATCGCGATGTTTGCCGTCTTTATCTCGTCGGTCTTTGCCCCCACGAACTCTTTCAATTAACG AAAATGGATATGGGTCCTTGCCCTAAGGTTCACTCATTGCAGCTCAGAAAAGA ATACGAGGAAGCCAAATCCAAAGGCACAGATAGTTACGAAAGAGAGTTGGAGGATGTTATAGATAAGCTTATTGGTGAATGTGATAGGAAAATTGGTAGAGCTCTTAAGCGTCTTGAGGATGATGATGCCAAAGCCGCAATTGCAATTTCCGTATCCGAAGTTACTCAG ACACCTGAAATAATTGAGTTGTCCAAAGAAATCAGAGAAAAGTTGAAAGAAGCTGATAAATTTG ATCTTGAAGGCTTGTCGGATATGAAGATTCGAGCTTTGGAGATTGTAGAGGAACTTCGAATCAAAAGAGCAGACAAACAG TCTACACTTCTTTTAGATGCATTTAACAAAGATAGGGCATCTTTACCTCAACCTCTGCCAAATCCACCACCGCTAGCACCCCTTCCTGTAGTTACTCCTGATGCTCGAACACAAGAGATGATAAATGAAAAGTTGAAGAAGGCTGAGGATCTTG GTGAGCAAGGACTGATTGATGAGGCACAGAAAGCATTGGAAGAGGCTGAAGCACTTAAGAAG CTTCCTTCCAGGCAGGAGCCACCATTGGATTCTTCGAAGTATACGGCTGCTGATGTGCGGATT ACTGATCAGAAGCTACGTGTGTGCGACATTTGTGGAGCATTTTTGAGTGTTTATGACAG
- the LOC11426052 gene encoding luc7-like protein isoform X3: MDAIRKQLDVLMGANRNGDVREVNRKYYDRDVCRLYLVGLCPHELFQLTKMDMGPCPKVHSLQLRKEYEEAKSKGTDSYERELEDVIDKLIGECDRKIGRALKRLEDDDAKAAIAISVSEVTQTPEIIELSKEIREKLKEADKFDLEGLSDMKIRALEIVEELRIKRADKQSTLLLDAFNKDRASLPQPLPNPPPLAPLPVVTPDARTQEMINEKLKKAEDLGEQGLIDEAQKALEEAEALKKLPSRQEPPLDSSKYTAADVRITDQKLRVCDICGAFLSVYDRLLCQFYEG; encoded by the exons ATGGATGCCATACGGAAGCAACTGGACGTTCTCATGGGAGCCAATCGTAACGGCGACGTCCGTGAAGTTAACCGCAAGTATTACGATCGCGATGTTTGCCGTCTTTATCTCGTCGGTCTTTGCCCCCACGAACTCTTTCAATTAACG AAAATGGATATGGGTCCTTGCCCTAAGGTTCACTCATTGCAGCTCAGAAAAGA ATACGAGGAAGCCAAATCCAAAGGCACAGATAGTTACGAAAGAGAGTTGGAGGATGTTATAGATAAGCTTATTGGTGAATGTGATAGGAAAATTGGTAGAGCTCTTAAGCGTCTTGAGGATGATGATGCCAAAGCCGCAATTGCAATTTCCGTATCCGAAGTTACTCAG ACACCTGAAATAATTGAGTTGTCCAAAGAAATCAGAGAAAAGTTGAAAGAAGCTGATAAATTTG ATCTTGAAGGCTTGTCGGATATGAAGATTCGAGCTTTGGAGATTGTAGAGGAACTTCGAATCAAAAGAGCAGACAAACAG TCTACACTTCTTTTAGATGCATTTAACAAAGATAGGGCATCTTTACCTCAACCTCTGCCAAATCCACCACCGCTAGCACCCCTTCCTGTAGTTACTCCTGATGCTCGAACACAAGAGATGATAAATGAAAAGTTGAAGAAGGCTGAGGATCTTG GTGAGCAAGGACTGATTGATGAGGCACAGAAAGCATTGGAAGAGGCTGAAGCACTTAAGAAG CTTCCTTCCAGGCAGGAGCCACCATTGGATTCTTCGAAGTATACGGCTGCTGATGTGCGGATT ACTGATCAGAAGCTACGTGTGTGCGACATTTGTGGAGCATTTTTGAGTGTTTATGACAG